One genomic window of [Clostridium] scindens ATCC 35704 includes the following:
- a CDS encoding SDR family NAD(P)-dependent oxidoreductase gives MKLEGKIAIVTGAGKGIGREAALAIAEEGATVVAVARTQADLDETVKMIEEKGGKAVSLSRDLTDGQQVQSMVDAVVGKYGRIDILVNNAGGYPSEIYDKVKKQAIKIWEWSEAQWDQIIKTNLRIPFLCINKVVPVMIKQGGGNIVSVSSRMGRIASQMGAYAVAKGGIITLTKTTAIQTQEYGIKVNAVSPGIVDTPGQRVYNHNVGQDDIKMGSAQDVAKAILYLLCDSPAVMTGQSIDLFTTV, from the coding sequence ATGAAATTAGAAGGAAAAATTGCAATCGTAACAGGCGCGGGAAAAGGAATCGGGCGCGAGGCAGCGCTGGCAATCGCTGAAGAAGGCGCAACCGTTGTCGCTGTAGCGAGAACACAGGCTGACCTGGATGAGACGGTAAAAATGATCGAAGAAAAAGGCGGCAAGGCCGTCTCACTCTCCAGGGACCTAACGGACGGACAGCAGGTACAGTCCATGGTGGATGCGGTAGTCGGGAAATATGGCCGCATTGATATCCTGGTTAACAACGCAGGCGGCTATCCATCCGAGATCTATGACAAGGTAAAAAAGCAGGCCATCAAGATCTGGGAATGGTCCGAGGCCCAGTGGGATCAGATCATCAAGACCAATTTAAGAATTCCGTTCCTTTGCATCAACAAGGTAGTTCCGGTAATGATCAAGCAAGGAGGCGGGAATATCGTCAGCGTATCTTCCAGAATGGGAAGAATCGCTTCACAGATGGGAGCATATGCAGTGGCGAAAGGCGGCATTATCACATTGACCAAGACGACTGCCATCCAGACGCAGGAGTATGGCATCAAAGTCAATGCTGTCTCCCCCGGAATTGTAGATACGCCAGGACAGCGCGTATATAACCACAACGTAGGACAGGATGATATCAAGATGGGAAGCGCCCAGGATGTGGCTAAGGCCATCCTATATCTTCTGTGCGATTCTCCGGCGGTAATGACCGGACAGTCCATCGACCTGTTCACCACGGTATAG
- a CDS encoding substrate-binding domain-containing protein, with translation MSKNRKYALLIAAGAILFAWFIFGWDGLPRQEEEHIRQISYLYRSNSVDETQQAAKQGIDQAAKDYKCEITATAFDPAITAKEQKRLIEKEVENGAEAILIEPLDDKKVAQELKKVGKKVPVVQINSWIRDEAAKDIERVHVDYHKMGEELARKVQKDVGSGGKILLLKSDMNYADIEEACQGVKDYLKDQNAIVEEYSMTAAEQKWAGTVPEILKRTDVSAIITFGTIQLELCGKIKKEGLALGDTRVYGIGKSNQIISYLEEGKISAIGVSSEYSAGYLSTVKALGIDLPDVGREREIDFSVIDGKSIYTTENQRLLFPFVQ, from the coding sequence GTGAGTAAGAACCGTAAATATGCGCTTCTGATAGCAGCAGGGGCGATACTCTTCGCCTGGTTCATCTTTGGGTGGGACGGGCTGCCCAGGCAGGAGGAAGAGCATATCCGACAGATATCCTATCTCTATCGAAGCAATTCGGTGGATGAAACTCAGCAGGCGGCCAAGCAGGGGATTGATCAGGCGGCCAAAGACTATAAGTGCGAGATCACGGCAACTGCCTTTGATCCAGCCATAACAGCAAAAGAACAGAAGAGGCTGATTGAGAAGGAAGTGGAGAATGGAGCGGAGGCCATACTGATCGAGCCGCTGGATGATAAAAAAGTAGCGCAGGAACTTAAGAAGGTCGGAAAAAAGGTTCCGGTAGTCCAGATCAATTCCTGGATACGGGATGAGGCGGCAAAGGATATCGAAAGAGTCCATGTAGACTACCATAAGATGGGAGAGGAACTTGCCCGCAAGGTGCAGAAAGATGTGGGAAGCGGCGGGAAGATACTGCTGCTTAAGTCGGATATGAATTATGCGGATATAGAGGAAGCCTGTCAGGGAGTGAAGGACTATCTTAAGGATCAGAATGCCATAGTAGAAGAATATTCGATGACAGCGGCTGAGCAGAAATGGGCGGGAACCGTACCAGAGATCTTGAAAAGGACGGACGTATCGGCCATCATTACGTTTGGCACCATTCAACTGGAACTGTGCGGAAAGATCAAGAAGGAAGGACTTGCCTTAGGTGATACGAGGGTCTATGGGATTGGAAAGTCCAACCAGATTATCTCTTATCTTGAAGAGGGAAAGATCAGCGCGATCGGAGTCTCCAGTGAATATAGCGCCGGCTATTTAAGCACGGTAAAGGCGCTTGGCATAGATCTGCCGGATGTAGGCAGAGAAAGGGAAATAGACTTTTCCGTTATTGACGGAAAAAGCATCTACACCACAGAGAACCAGAGGCTGTTGTTTCCATTTGTTCAGTAA
- a CDS encoding 4'-phosphopantetheinyl transferase family protein has protein sequence MVRVYIAKITPLLIEKNYGAYYRKIPAWRQEKADKLRFKEDKARSVGAWILWEKIQKAGQVPQEAVFNLSHSGDYVLCAYSDAAKAQVGCDLEEVKELRLSVARRFFGEGEYRHIAETKDPECKTWLFYRYWVLKESFMKATRKGMAIDMRSYEIGWDQEGRPVIAGKPEEYADAYYCREYRMQGVNAAIAVCTTDSDIGELQAIEL, from the coding sequence ATGGTGAGAGTATATATAGCAAAGATTACACCATTGTTAATAGAAAAAAACTATGGAGCATACTACCGTAAGATTCCTGCCTGGAGGCAGGAAAAGGCGGATAAACTGCGGTTTAAGGAAGATAAGGCAAGGAGCGTGGGAGCATGGATTCTGTGGGAGAAGATACAGAAGGCCGGCCAAGTGCCGCAAGAGGCTGTATTCAACCTTTCCCATTCCGGGGATTATGTGCTGTGCGCCTATAGCGATGCGGCAAAGGCCCAAGTAGGCTGCGATCTGGAAGAGGTAAAAGAGCTACGGCTATCAGTGGCAAGACGGTTCTTTGGCGAAGGGGAATATCGCCATATAGCAGAGACGAAAGATCCGGAATGTAAGACCTGGCTGTTTTACCGCTACTGGGTATTGAAGGAAAGTTTCATGAAAGCCACGAGAAAGGGCATGGCTATCGATATGCGTTCCTATGAGATTGGATGGGATCAGGAGGGGAGGCCTGTGATTGCCGGGAAGCCTGAGGAATATGCGGATGCATATTACTGCAGGGAATATCGGATGCAGGGGGTCAATGCCGCAATTGCAGTCTGTACCACGGATTCGGACATAGGGGAACTTCAGGCAATAGAATTGTAA
- the aroF gene encoding 3-deoxy-7-phosphoheptulonate synthase, giving the protein MIIVLKPRTTKEDITRVEQMIKRRGLDTHIVEGQEVTIIGCIGDTTKIDSKPFEVDSSVDKVMHVQEPYKLANRAFHPEDSIIDVSGVKVGGGNLALIAGPCSVESYDQVLEIAKAAKASGANLLRGGAFKPRTSPYSFQGLGLEGLNILCEVKKAVGLPIVTELMSPEHLDVFNEKVDLIQIGARNMQNFDLLKQLGQVDRPILLKRGLNATYEEWMMSAEYIMASGNENVILCERGIRTFETYTRNTLDLQSIPVLRKLTHLPVIVDPSHAGGKWWLVESMAKASIAAGADGLMVEVHNAPENALCDGAQSLKPRKYDELIKEVSQIAQVIGKSI; this is encoded by the coding sequence ATGATTATTGTATTGAAACCACGCACAACAAAAGAAGATATTACCCGGGTCGAGCAGATGATCAAAAGGAGGGGCCTGGACACCCACATCGTAGAAGGCCAGGAAGTGACCATCATTGGATGTATCGGGGATACGACCAAGATCGACTCTAAACCATTCGAAGTAGACTCTTCTGTAGATAAGGTCATGCATGTGCAGGAGCCGTATAAACTCGCAAACCGCGCATTCCACCCCGAGGACTCCATCATTGACGTCTCCGGAGTAAAGGTGGGCGGAGGAAATCTGGCATTGATTGCCGGCCCGTGTTCGGTAGAGTCCTATGACCAGGTGCTTGAGATTGCCAAGGCAGCTAAGGCATCCGGAGCCAACCTTTTAAGAGGCGGCGCGTTCAAGCCAAGAACCAGCCCCTATTCTTTCCAGGGACTTGGGCTGGAGGGCCTGAATATCCTCTGCGAGGTAAAGAAAGCAGTAGGGCTTCCCATCGTAACGGAACTGATGTCTCCGGAGCATCTGGACGTCTTCAACGAAAAAGTGGATCTGATCCAGATCGGCGCACGCAACATGCAGAACTTTGATCTTCTCAAGCAGCTGGGCCAGGTAGATCGGCCTATTCTCTTAAAGAGAGGCCTCAACGCCACTTACGAAGAGTGGATGATGTCCGCTGAATATATCATGGCTTCCGGAAATGAGAATGTAATTCTCTGCGAGCGGGGAATCCGCACCTTTGAAACCTACACCCGCAATACGCTGGATCTGCAAAGTATTCCGGTTCTGCGCAAGCTGACCCATCTTCCGGTGATTGTAGACCCAAGCCATGCCGGAGGCAAGTGGTGGCTGGTTGAATCTATGGCGAAAGCCTCCATCGCTGCAGGAGCAGACGGACTTATGGTGGAGGTACACAATGCCCCGGAAAATGCGCTGTGCGACGGCGCCCAGTCATTAAAGCCCCGGAAATACGACGAACTAATCAAGGAAGTCTCCCAGATTGCCCAGGTAATCGGGAAAAGCATATAA
- a CDS encoding LysR family transcriptional regulator has translation MLDNRTITFLTVCKEMNYTRAAEKLNISQPAVSQHIQYMEDYYGVRLFRFIGKKLILTDAGRLLQRSLTAFHNNEIYLKEQLSFINDKKQTLRFGATLTVGDFMIARPLSDFLSKHKGADISVTVANTKELLQKLDSGEIDFAILEGDYPKTLYNHQPYIIDNFIPICGKKYPFAAPPARLSDLIGERLILRESGSGTRMILEHMLIENGISLEDFSNVITIGNMNAIKDMVIAGCGITFLYETAVLKELRSGIIKKLDLADCRIQHEISIVWKRDNLFEDSFKELFEDLFQIC, from the coding sequence ATGCTAGACAACCGTACCATTACATTTTTAACTGTATGCAAGGAAATGAATTATACCCGGGCTGCCGAGAAGCTTAATATTTCCCAGCCTGCCGTATCCCAGCACATCCAGTATATGGAGGACTATTATGGCGTCAGGCTTTTTCGCTTCATCGGCAAGAAACTGATCCTGACGGATGCAGGAAGACTGCTTCAGCGTTCCCTTACAGCCTTCCACAATAACGAGATCTACCTGAAGGAGCAGCTGTCCTTCATCAACGATAAGAAACAGACGCTGCGGTTCGGCGCTACGCTGACGGTGGGCGATTTTATGATCGCAAGGCCTCTGTCAGACTTTCTCTCCAAACATAAGGGCGCTGATATCTCCGTCACTGTGGCAAACACTAAGGAGCTGCTGCAGAAGTTAGATTCCGGGGAAATCGACTTTGCCATCCTGGAGGGGGATTACCCCAAGACCCTTTATAACCATCAGCCTTATATTATCGATAACTTTATTCCCATTTGCGGAAAAAAATATCCGTTTGCCGCACCGCCTGCCCGGCTGTCCGATCTGATTGGCGAGCGCCTGATCTTGCGCGAATCCGGCTCCGGCACCAGGATGATCCTGGAGCACATGCTGATTGAAAATGGCATTAGCCTGGAGGATTTCTCCAATGTAATTACCATCGGGAATATGAACGCTATCAAGGATATGGTCATTGCCGGCTGCGGCATTACCTTCCTTTATGAAACCGCTGTGCTAAAGGAACTGCGATCAGGAATAATAAAGAAGCTGGACTTGGCTGACTGCCGCATCCAGCATGAGATTTCAATCGTCTGGAAAAGGGACAATCTGTTCGAAGACTCGTTCAAAGAACTTTTTGAAGATTTATTCCAAATTTGTTAA
- a CDS encoding galactose ABC transporter substrate-binding protein: MKKMKSRIARICLALCLAAMMAGCAGTEKKEEKTGIKIGVAIYRGDDAFISSLCASLENAIKDKEEKLGKKVVVNIADAKNSQSSQNDQVDDFIRKGYDAICVNMVDRTVAAVIVDKAKEAGIPIIFFNREPVEEDMAIWNQTYYVGTDAREAGELEGQIVADAWKSQESRIDKNGDGKLQYVMLEGEQVHQDSLIRTEYSVKTILKEGIVTEKLASGTGNWMRSPAYELMQEWIGQYGSQIEVVLSNNDEMAMGAIEALVENGMSGGNGPIVVGIDGTEDGLEKIIKGEMEGTVMNDARGQAESILGIACACAEGKDPKQEVPELKGQYVRVPHSPVTADNVQEFIDYKNK; this comes from the coding sequence ATGAAAAAGATGAAATCCAGGATAGCCAGAATCTGTCTGGCGCTGTGTCTGGCGGCTATGATGGCCGGATGTGCAGGAACTGAAAAGAAGGAAGAGAAGACGGGAATAAAGATCGGAGTGGCCATATACCGAGGGGATGATGCATTCATCTCATCCCTCTGCGCTTCTCTGGAGAATGCAATCAAGGATAAGGAAGAGAAACTGGGGAAAAAGGTGGTTGTGAATATTGCGGACGCAAAGAACAGCCAGAGCAGCCAGAATGACCAGGTGGACGACTTTATCAGAAAAGGGTATGACGCGATCTGCGTGAACATGGTAGACCGTACGGTAGCGGCAGTGATCGTGGATAAGGCGAAGGAAGCAGGCATTCCCATTATCTTCTTTAACCGCGAGCCGGTGGAGGAGGATATGGCAATCTGGAATCAGACCTATTATGTGGGGACGGATGCCAGGGAAGCAGGAGAGTTAGAGGGGCAGATCGTGGCAGATGCCTGGAAGAGCCAGGAGTCCCGGATAGACAAGAACGGAGATGGAAAACTCCAGTATGTAATGCTGGAAGGCGAGCAGGTTCATCAAGATTCCCTGATCCGCACAGAGTATTCTGTGAAAACGATCTTGAAGGAAGGGATCGTCACGGAGAAGCTTGCCAGCGGAACCGGTAACTGGATGCGGTCTCCCGCGTATGAATTGATGCAGGAATGGATTGGCCAGTATGGAAGCCAGATAGAAGTGGTCTTAAGCAATAACGACGAGATGGCGATGGGAGCCATAGAAGCGCTGGTAGAGAATGGGATGTCCGGCGGAAACGGCCCTATCGTAGTAGGCATAGACGGGACGGAGGATGGACTGGAAAAGATTATCAAAGGAGAGATGGAGGGGACGGTTATGAATGATGCCAGAGGGCAGGCGGAAAGCATCCTGGGAATTGCATGCGCCTGTGCCGAAGGAAAAGATCCTAAGCAAGAAGTGCCAGAACTTAAAGGGCAATATGTGCGCGTGCCTCACTCCCCTGTTACGGCTGATAATGTACAAGAGTTTATTGATTATAAGAATAAATAG
- a CDS encoding sensor histidine kinase has translation MQERIRLYFGQNYGMEVESEPDEGTRIRIYIPARTVGEMEQDGGGRRE, from the coding sequence GTGCAGGAACGGATACGGCTTTACTTTGGCCAGAATTATGGCATGGAAGTGGAGAGCGAGCCGGATGAAGGAACAAGGATAAGAATCTATATTCCGGCGCGAACCGTCGGGGAGATGGAGCAGGATGGAGGTGGCCGGCGTGAGTAA
- a CDS encoding sensor histidine kinase, whose amino-acid sequence MADKVIGLLEKVKNIYRKRSLQFILSLSFTLASVAVMIGVAAGFSQRFVKSTERLAIINNKNVLDQMNLNLDTYLHNMMSISNTMYYSIIKNTDFGKDSMESVSDQMKLLYDANVSSLVSVAIFSDDGDLIAAQPLSRTKPNADPVSEDWFTKANEQIENVHFSAPHVENLFVNSDNIYHWVVSLSRSVEMTKDGEIVHGVMLVNMNFTGIEQICKNVDLGESGYVYIIDRNGELIYHPRQQLIYGGIIKENNKKAARYSEGSHVERFEGKERQITVKTVGYTGWKIIGVSPTSDITTTYMQNSQFIWIVAIIGIIILIFVNMFISSRVADPIKQLERSVRKLEKSNLNATVKIGGTYEIRHLGETLQSMADNMKKLMDDIVKEQEDKRKSEMSALQSQINPHFLYNTLDSIIWMIENERYEDAIDMVTALARLFRISLSKGKNIITVAQELQHAENYLIIQKVRYKNKFDYEIRMEPEAALCATIKLIVQPLVENSIYHGMEYMDGDGRIFIHAYVNEATLYIEIEDNGPGMTQEQVDELGNPAEGKVQA is encoded by the coding sequence ATGGCGGATAAAGTAATCGGTTTACTGGAAAAAGTAAAAAATATATACCGGAAAAGGAGCCTGCAGTTCATACTGTCCCTATCTTTTACGTTGGCCTCGGTCGCCGTCATGATCGGGGTGGCGGCAGGCTTTTCCCAGAGGTTCGTAAAATCAACGGAACGATTGGCGATCATCAATAACAAGAATGTCCTGGATCAGATGAACCTTAATCTGGACACCTATCTTCACAACATGATGAGCATTTCCAATACCATGTATTACAGTATCATCAAGAATACGGACTTTGGAAAGGACAGCATGGAGAGTGTCAGCGACCAGATGAAGCTGCTGTATGATGCCAACGTGTCCTCCCTGGTGAGCGTGGCGATTTTCAGCGATGACGGGGACTTGATCGCCGCCCAGCCGTTAAGCCGGACAAAGCCGAATGCCGACCCGGTATCTGAAGATTGGTTCACAAAGGCCAACGAGCAGATTGAGAATGTACATTTTTCAGCGCCTCATGTAGAGAATCTTTTCGTTAATTCTGACAATATCTATCACTGGGTCGTATCCTTAAGCCGTTCTGTAGAGATGACCAAAGATGGAGAGATCGTGCACGGCGTGATGCTGGTTAACATGAATTTTACCGGGATTGAGCAGATCTGCAAGAACGTGGACTTGGGAGAATCCGGTTACGTGTATATTATCGACCGCAATGGGGAACTGATTTACCACCCGCGCCAGCAGTTGATATACGGAGGAATCATTAAGGAGAATAACAAGAAGGCAGCCAGGTATTCGGAAGGCAGCCATGTGGAAAGGTTTGAAGGAAAAGAACGGCAGATCACGGTTAAGACGGTGGGATATACGGGATGGAAAATCATCGGCGTATCCCCGACTTCGGATATTACGACGACTTATATGCAGAACAGCCAGTTTATCTGGATCGTGGCAATCATAGGAATTATCATATTGATTTTTGTAAATATGTTTATCTCTTCCAGGGTGGCCGATCCCATCAAGCAGTTGGAACGGTCGGTGAGGAAGCTGGAAAAAAGCAACCTGAACGCGACGGTGAAAATAGGAGGCACTTATGAGATCCGGCATCTGGGAGAGACGCTTCAGTCCATGGCTGACAATATGAAGAAACTGATGGACGATATAGTGAAGGAACAGGAGGACAAGCGAAAAAGCGAGATGTCTGCCCTTCAGTCCCAGATAAATCCGCATTTCCTTTATAATACGCTGGATTCTATCATATGGATGATTGAAAACGAGCGGTACGAGGACGCGATCGACATGGTAACCGCGCTTGCCAGGCTATTCAGGATCAGCCTGAGCAAAGGCAAGAATATCATAACCGTGGCCCAGGAACTGCAGCATGCTGAGAATTATCTGATCATTCAGAAGGTGCGATATAAAAACAAATTCGATTACGAGATCCGGATGGAGCCGGAGGCGGCGCTGTGCGCCACGATCAAGCTGATCGTGCAGCCCCTCGTGGAAAATTCCATCTACCACGGAATGGAATATATGGATGGGGACGGCAGGATATTTATCCACGCTTATGTAAATGAGGCAACCCTGTATATCGAGATAGAAGACAATGGACCGGGAATGACGCAGGAGCAGGTGGACGAACTTGGAAATCCGGCAGAGGGAAAGGTTCAGGCATAG
- a CDS encoding YeiH family protein, with protein MDFIKKNWKGMLACLCIAVPSWLLGKKFPIIGGPVIAIIAGMVITLMIKDKSALESGIKYTSKKILQYAVVLLGFGLNLEVIFKTGRQSLPIIISTITTSLVIAYVLHRVMHIPGKISTLVGVGSSICGGSAIAATAPVIDADDEEVAQAISVIFFFNVLAAILFPTLGAFLGFSQNSGEAFGIFAGTAINDTSSVTAAASTWDSMYALGNATLDKAVTVKLTRTLAIIPITLALAVFRTYKAEEEGGGQVSIKQVFPFFILFFIGASIITTIAAAVGVPMEVFAPLKELSKFFIIMAMAAIGLHTNIIKLVKTGGKPILMGMACWIGITLVSLGMQHVLNIW; from the coding sequence ATGGATTTTATTAAGAAAAACTGGAAGGGCATGCTGGCATGCCTGTGCATTGCTGTGCCCTCCTGGCTGCTGGGCAAGAAGTTCCCGATTATCGGCGGCCCGGTGATCGCGATTATCGCGGGCATGGTAATTACGTTGATGATTAAGGACAAGTCCGCATTGGAGAGCGGCATCAAGTATACTTCTAAGAAGATACTCCAGTACGCCGTAGTCCTGCTGGGATTCGGGCTGAATCTGGAGGTAATCTTTAAGACGGGCAGGCAGTCCCTGCCGATTATTATATCTACAATTACCACTTCCCTGGTAATTGCCTATGTGCTTCACAGAGTGATGCATATTCCGGGTAAAATATCTACCTTGGTGGGAGTTGGATCTTCTATATGCGGCGGTTCCGCGATTGCGGCTACGGCGCCTGTCATTGACGCGGACGATGAGGAAGTGGCCCAGGCGATTTCGGTTATCTTCTTCTTCAACGTACTTGCGGCAATCTTATTTCCTACACTGGGCGCGTTTCTGGGATTCTCCCAGAATTCCGGCGAGGCTTTTGGAATCTTCGCGGGTACCGCGATCAATGACACTTCGTCCGTTACAGCGGCGGCGTCCACCTGGGACAGCATGTATGCGCTGGGAAATGCCACGCTTGACAAGGCGGTTACGGTAAAGCTTACCAGGACGCTGGCAATTATCCCCATCACTTTAGCGCTTGCCGTATTCCGGACTTACAAAGCGGAAGAAGAGGGTGGCGGACAGGTATCCATCAAGCAGGTATTCCCTTTCTTCATCCTGTTCTTTATCGGCGCATCCATCATCACGACGATTGCAGCGGCTGTAGGCGTGCCTATGGAAGTGTTCGCTCCGCTGAAGGAATTGTCCAAGTTCTTCATTATCATGGCAATGGCAGCCATAGGACTGCACACAAACATCATCAAGCTGGTTAAGACAGGAGGAAAGCCGATTCTTATGGGCATGGCCTGCTGGATCGGAATCACCCTGGTAAGCCTTGGCATGCAGCATGTGCTGAATATATGGTAG
- the aroB gene encoding 3-dehydroquinate synthase, which yields MKLMVNLGKDSYPLYIKNNILSQAASYISEVFSGRRIIIISDDHVYPLYGSSLMKNLSEQYECHQLVLPHGEATKSFKSLPAIYTAMLNAKITRSDLVIALGGGVIGDLAGFAASSFLRGVSLVQIPTSLLAQVDSSIGGKVAVDLPQGKNLVGAFYQPSMVLIDPMVLDTLNERFITDGMGEVIKYGCIKDADLFHTLESHGSFEKLKEELPAIILRCVDIKRMVVENDQYDTGERMLLNFGHTLGHTIEQHFNYQRESHGEAVAIGMFQITKLAQEQYLTAPGTAKRILDVLQTYGLPYECGLSLQELTDAIALDKKNLNNLLNVVLLREIGSSYIHPTTLDFFKKSIRNI from the coding sequence ATGAAACTTATGGTAAACCTGGGAAAGGACAGCTATCCCCTCTATATCAAAAATAACATATTGTCTCAGGCTGCCTCTTATATCAGCGAAGTGTTTTCCGGAAGACGGATTATCATTATATCCGATGATCATGTATACCCGCTTTACGGCAGTTCGCTCATGAAAAACCTTTCCGAGCAGTATGAGTGCCACCAGCTGGTACTCCCTCACGGCGAGGCGACCAAGAGCTTCAAGTCCCTGCCTGCCATATACACTGCCATGCTGAATGCCAAGATTACCAGAAGCGACCTGGTAATCGCATTAGGCGGAGGCGTCATTGGAGACCTGGCCGGATTTGCCGCTTCCAGTTTTCTACGCGGGGTAAGTCTGGTTCAGATTCCCACCTCCCTTCTTGCACAGGTAGACTCTTCCATCGGCGGAAAAGTCGCCGTAGACCTGCCACAGGGCAAGAACCTGGTAGGCGCGTTCTATCAGCCTTCAATGGTTCTGATCGATCCGATGGTACTGGATACGCTGAATGAACGATTTATCACCGATGGCATGGGAGAGGTAATCAAGTACGGATGCATCAAAGATGCCGATCTGTTCCATACCTTGGAATCACACGGTTCTTTCGAAAAACTGAAGGAAGAGCTGCCTGCCATCATCTTGCGCTGTGTAGACATCAAACGGATGGTTGTAGAGAATGACCAATATGACACAGGAGAGCGTATGCTTCTGAATTTTGGGCATACCCTTGGACACACAATTGAACAGCATTTCAACTACCAGAGGGAAAGTCACGGGGAGGCTGTTGCTATTGGCATGTTTCAGATTACCAAGCTTGCTCAGGAACAATACCTGACTGCTCCCGGGACCGCCAAGCGTATTCTGGATGTATTGCAGACTTACGGGCTGCCTTATGAATGCGGTCTTTCACTCCAGGAACTGACAGACGCCATAGCCTTGGATAAAAAGAATCTCAATAATCTGCTGAATGTTGTCCTGCTGCGTGAAATAGGCTCCAGTTATATTCATCCTACGACTCTGGACTTTTTCAAAAAAAGTATAAGAAATATATAA